In the genome of Nymphaea colorata isolate Beijing-Zhang1983 chromosome 9, ASM883128v2, whole genome shotgun sequence, one region contains:
- the LOC116260765 gene encoding uncharacterized protein LOC116260765 isoform X2 → MLRWCCARTLLFPMIVMSTQPKTHSPIHRSPLLHHPGEGASPLAKRPRRMTTMAASGPADSAMKETFGYYAQYLNELNEKRERVVKASRDVTINSKKVIFQVHRISNHNREEVLEKAEKDLSLVTDQYMARLVNELQGSDFWKLRRAYSPGVQEYVEAASLCKFCKSGTLLTLSEINKSLLCLSDKFAEPLQINILDYLLGIADLTGELMRLAIGRISDGELEYAKMICGFVRDIYKELTLLVPDMEENSDMKKKMETMLQSVIKIENGLTNWEDDWWWP, encoded by the exons ATGCTTCGTTGGTGTTGCGCCAGGACACTTCTTTTCCCTATGATCGTCATGTCGACTCAACCTAAAACGCACTCTCCTATCCATCGTTCTCCTCTTCTTCACCACCCtg GCGAGGGGGCGTCGCCGTTGGCCAAGAGGCCTAGGAGGATGACGACGATGGCGGCTTCTGGTCCCGCGGACTCCGCCATGAAGGAAACCTTTGGTTATTATGCTCAATACCTCAACGAGCTG AATGAAAAGCGAGAGAGGGTTGTAAAGGCAAGTCGAGATGTGACTATTAACAGCAAAAAGGTTATATTTCAGGTGCATAG GATAAGTAATCACAATAGAGAAGAAGTGCTAGAGAAGGCTGAAAAAGATCTGTCACTAGTTACTGACCAGTACATGGCACGGTTGGTGAATGAATTACAAGGGAGTGACTTTTGGAAGCTTAGGAGGGCGTATTCACCTGGA GTCCAGGAGTATGTTGAAGCTGCAAGCTTATGCAAATTTTGCAAATCTGGGACACTGTTGACACTTTCCGAGATCAACAAAAGTTTGTTATGTCTGAGTGATAAATTTGCGGAGCCATTGCAAATTAACATTCTTGACTATCTGCTAGGG ATTGCGGATTTGACGGGAGAACTGATGAGGCTAGCCATTGGCCGGATATCAGATGGTGAACTTGAATATGCTAAGATGATATGTGGATTTGTACGTGATATTTACAAGGAACTGACCCTTCTTGTCCCTGATATGGAAGAGAACTCtgatatgaagaaaaaaatggagacAATGCTTCAAAGTGTTATCAAGATTGAAAATG
- the LOC116260861 gene encoding peptidyl-prolyl cis-trans isomerase CYP22: MATAGSGGGGSAVEWHLRLSNPKNPIVFFDVTIGTIPAGRIKMELFADIAPRTAENFRQFCTGEYRKAGIPVGYKGCQFHRVIKDFMIQAGDFVKGDGSGCVSIYGSKFEDENFVAKHTGPGLLSMANSGPNTNGCQFFITCAKCDWLDNKHVVFGRVLGEGLLVVRKIENVSTGPNNRPKLACVISECGEM; this comes from the exons ATGGCGACGGCCGGTAGTGGAGGAGGTGGGTCGGCGGTAGAATGGCATCTGAGGCTCTCAAATCCCAAGAATCCGATCGTCTTCTTCGACGTCACTATCGGCACCATACCCGCCGGGAGGATCAAAATGGAGCTCTTCGCGGATATCGCCCCCAGAACGGCCGAGAACTTCAG GCAATTCTGCACTGGTGAATACAG AAAAGCAGGGATCCCGGTAGGTTATAAAGGCTGCCAGTTTCATAGGGTTATCAAGGATTTTATGATCCAAGCAGGTGATTTTGTGAAG GGTGATGGCAGTGGATGTGTATCCATCTATGGCAGCaaatttgaagatgaaaacTTTGTCGCAAAGCATACTGGCCCTGGTCTTTTATCTATG gCAAACAGTGGTCCTAACACTAATGGATGCCAG TTTTTCATAACATGTGCTAAATGCGACTGGCTAGACAACAAGCATGTTGTTTTtggg AGAGTGCTTGGAGAAGGTTTGTTGGTTGTCAGGAAGATTGAGAATGTCTCAACGGGCCCCAACAATCGACCAAAGCTTGCCTGTGTAATAAGTGAGTGTGGTGAGATGTAA